A genomic segment from Zonotrichia albicollis isolate bZonAlb1 chromosome 21, bZonAlb1.hap1, whole genome shotgun sequence encodes:
- the SPTAN1 gene encoding spectrin alpha chain, non-erythrocytic 1 isoform X2, with translation MLSSFRKVKVQKMDPSGVKVLETAEDIQERRQQVLDRYHRFKELSSLRRQKLEDSYRFQFFQRDADELEKWIQEKLQIASDENYKDPSNLQGKLQKHQAFEAEVQANSGAIIKLDETGNQMINEGHFASETIRTRLQELHRLWELLMEKMREKGVKLLQAQKLVQYLRECEDVLDWINDKEAIVTSEELGQDLEHVEVLQKKFEEFQTDLAAHEERVNEVNQFAGKLIQETHPEEELIKGKQDEVNASWQRLKGLALQRQGKLFGAAEVQRFNRDVDETISWIKEKGQLMASDDFGRDLASVQALLRKHEGLERDLAALEDKVKALCAEADRLQQSHPINASQIQVKREELIANWEQIRTLAAERHARLNDSYRLQRFLADFRDLTSWVTEMKALINADELANDVAGAEALLDRHQEHKGEIDAHEDSFKSADESGQALLSAGHYASDEVKEKLTILSDERSALLELWELRRQQYEQCMDLQLFYRDTEQVDNWMSKQEAFLLNEDLGDSLDSVEALLKKHEDFEKSLSAQEEKITALDEFATKLIQNNHYAMDDVATRRDALLSRRNALHERAMRRRAQLADSFHLQQFFRDSDELKSWVNEKMKTATDEAYKDPSNLQGKVQKHQAFEAELSANQSRIDALEKAGQKLIDVKHYASDEVAARMNEVISLWKKLLEATELKGIKLREANQQQQFNRNVEDIELWLYEVEGHLASDDYGKDLTNVQNLQKKHALLEADVAAHQDRIDGITIQARQFQEAGHFDADNIKKKQEALVARYEALKDPMVARKQKLADSLRLQQLFRDIEDEETWIREKEPIAASTNRGKDLIGVQNLLKKHQALQAEIAGHEPRIKAVTQKGNAMVEEGHFAAEDVKVKLNELNQKWDSLKAKASQRRQDLEDSLQAQQYFADANEAESWMREKEPIVGSTDYGKDEDSAEALLKKHEALMSDLSAYGSSIQALREQAQACRQQVAPTDDETGKELVLALYDYQEKSPREVTMKKGDILTLLNSTNKDWWKVEVNDRQGFVPAAYVKKLDPAQSASRENLLEEQGSIALRQEQIDNQTLITKEVGSVSLRMKQVEELYHSLLELGEKRKGMLEKSCKKFMLFREANELQQWINEKEAALTSEEVGADLEQVEVLQKKFDDFQKDLKANESRLKDINKVAKDLESEGLMADEVQAVQQQEVYGMMPRDETDSKTASPWKSARLMVHTVATFNSIKELNERWRSLQQLAEERSQLLGSAHEVQRFHRDADETKEWIEEKNQALNTDNYGHDLASVQALQRKHEGFERDLAALGDKVNSLGETAQRLIQSHPESAEDLQEKCTELNQAWNSLGKRADQRKEKLGDSHDLQRFLSDFRDLMSWINGIRGLVSSDELAKDVTGAEALLERHQEHRTEIDARAGTFQAFEQFGQQLLAHGHYASPEIKEKLDILDQERTDLEKAWVQRRMMLDQCLELQLFHRDCEQAENWMAAREAFLNTEDKGDSLDSVEALIKKHEDFDKAINVQEEKIAVLQSFADQLIAADHYAKGVIANRRNEVLDRWLRLKAQMIEKRSKLGESQTLQQFSRDVDEIEAWISEKLQTASDESYKDPTNIQSKHQKHQAFEAELHANADRIRGVIDMGNSLIERGACAGSEDAVKARLAALADQWQFLVQKSAEKSQKLKEANKQQNFNTGIKDFDFWLSEVEALLASEDYGKDLASVNNLLKKHQLLEADISAHEDRLKDLNSQADSLMTSSAFDTSQVKDKRETINGRFQRIKGMASARRAKLNESHRLHQFFRDMDDEESWIKEKKLLVSSEDYGRDLTGVQNLRKKHKRLEAELAAHEPAIQGVLDTGKKLSDDNTIGKEEIQQRLAQFVDHWKELKQLAAARGQRLEESLEYQQFVANVEEEEAWINEKMTLVASEDYGDTLAAIQGLLKKHEAFETDFTVHKDRVNDVCANGEDLIKKNNHHEANITAKMKGLRGKVSDLEKAAAQRKAKLDENSAFLQFNWKADVVESWIGEKENSLKTDDYGRDLSSVQTLLTKQETFDAGLQAFQQEGIANITALKDQLLAAKHIQSKAIEARHASLMKRWNQLLANSATRKKKLLEAQEHFRKVEDLFLTFAKKASAFNSWFENAEEDLTDPVRCNSLEEIKALREAHDAFRSSLSSAQADFNQLAELDRQIKSFRVASNPYTWFTMEALEETWRNLQKIIKERELELQKEQRRQEENDKLRQEFAQHANAFHQWIQETRTYLLDGIAYRRVIRVYQYEVGDDLSGRSCMVEESGTLESQLEATKRKHQEIRAMRSQLKKIEDLGAAMEEALILDNKYTEHSTVGLAQQWDQLDQLGMRMQHNLEQQIQARNTTGVTEEALKEFSMMFKHFDKDKSGRLNHQEFKSCLRSLGYDLPMVEEGEPDPEFESILDTVDPNRDGHVSLQEYMAFMISRETENVKSSEEIESAFRALSSEGKPYVTKEELYQNLTREQADYCISHMKPYMDGKGRELPAAYDYIEFTRSLFVN, from the exons GAAACACATCCTGAAGAGGAGCTGATAAAGGGCAAACAAGATGAAGTAAATGCAAGCTGGCAGCGTCTGAAGGGACTTGCACTTCAGAGGCAGGGAAAACTCTTTGGGGCAGCTGAAGTTCAGCGTTTCAACAG GGATGTGGATGAAACAATCAGCTGGATTAAGGAGAAAGGGCAGTTGATGGCCTCAGATGATTTTGGCAGAGACTTGGCCAGCGTGCAGGCGTTGCTGCGCAAGCACGAAGGCCTGGAAAGAGACCTGGCAGCTCTGGAGGATAAG GTGAAGGCCCTGTGTGCAGAAGCTGACCGTTTGCAGCAGTCTCACCCAATAAATGCTTCCCAAATCCAAGTGAAACGCGAGGAGCTCATCGCCAACTGGGAGCAGATCCGCACGCTGGCCGCGGAGAGGCACGCTCGCCTCAACGACTCCTACAG GCTGCAGCGCTTTCTCGCGGACTTCCGAGACCTCACCAGCTGGGTGACTGAGATGAAGGCTCTGATAAATGCTGATGAACTTGCCAATGATGTGGCTGGGGCAGAAGCCCTTCTAGACAGACATCAGGAACATAAG GGAGAAATTGATGCCCATGAAGACAGCTTCAAATCTGCTGATGAGTCAGGCCAGGCTTTGCTCTCTGCTGGGCACTATGCTTCTGATGAAGTTAAAGAAAAG CTGACCATCCTCTCAGATGAAAGGTCTGccttgctggagctgtgggagctcCGCAGGCAGCAGTATGAGCAGTGCATGGACCTGCAGCTTTTCTACAGAGACACTGAACAAGTTGACAACTGGATGAGCAAGCAAGAA GCTTTTCTGCTGAATGAAGACCTTGGTGATTCTCTGGACAGTGTGGAAGCTCTTCTGAAGAAGCATGAAGACTTTGAGAAATCCCTAAGTGCCCAAGAGGAGAAAATCACA GCATTAGATGAGTTTGCTACTAAGTTGATTCAGAATAACCACTATGCCATGGATGATGTTGCTACACGCAGAGATGCT ctgctgaGCCGCCGAAATGCCCTTCATGAAAGAGCCATGCGCCGCCGCGCTCAGCTGGCGGATTCTTTCCATCTGCAGCAGTTTTTCCGAGATTCTGATGAGCTCAAGAGCTGGGTTAATGAAAAGATGAAAACTGCAACTGATGAGGCCTACAAG GATCCATCCAACTTGCAAGGTAAAGTTCAGAAGCACCAGGCTTTTgaagcagagctgtctgccAACCAGAGCCGGATCGATGCCCTGGAGAAAGCCGGCCAGAAGCTCATTGATGTCAAGCACTACGCGTCCGACGAGGTGGCAGCTCGCATGAATGAAGTCATCAGCTTGTGGAAGAAACTTCTGGAGGCCACTGAGCTCAAAG GTATAAAGCTGCGAGAAGCcaatcagcagcagcagttcaaTCGCAATGTGGAGGACATTGAGCTCTGGCTCTATGAAGTAGAAGGACACCTGGCTTCTGATGATTATGGAAAAGACCTTACTAATGTTCAGAATCTTCAGAAGAAGCATGCACTGCTAGAGGCAGATGTTGCTGCCCATCAG GATCGGATAGATGGCATTACCATCCAGGCACGCCAGTTCCAGGAGGCTGGGCACTTTGATGCTGACAATATCAAGAAGAAACAAGAGGCTTTGGTGGCTCGTTACGAAGCTCTGAAGGACCCCATGGTGGCTCGCAAGCAGAAACTCGCGGATTCTCTTCgcctgcagcagcttttccgTGACATTGAGGATGAGGAGACCTGGATTAGGGAAAAAGAGCCTATTGCAGCTTCAACAAACAGAG GCAAGGACTTAATTGGTGTCCAGAATCTGTTAAAGAAGCACCAGGCTTTGCAGGCAGAAATTGCAGGCCATGAGCCTCGCATTAAAGCAGTCACACAGAAGGGAAATGCTATGGTGGAAGAAG GACACTTTGCAGCTGAGGATGTCAAAGTCAAACTGAACGAGCTGAACCAGAAGTGGGACTCTCTGAAAGCCAAAGCGTCGCAGCGGCGGCAGGACCTGGAGGAttccctgcaggctcagcaGTACTTTGCTGATGCTAATGAGGCCGAATCCTGGATGAGGGAGAAGGAGCCCATTGTAGGCAGTACAGACTATGGGAAAGATGAAGACTCTGCTGAG GCTCTTCTGAAGAAACATGAAGCTTTGATGTCTGATCTCTCCGCTTATGGCAGCAGCATCCAGGCATTGAGGGAGCAGGCCCAGGCATGCAGG caacaAGTTGCTCCCACAGATGATGAAACTGGAAAAGAGCTGGTTCTGGCACTCTATGATTACCAGGAGAAGAGTCCCCGGGAGGTGACAATGAAGAAGGGAGATATCCTCACCTTACTCAACAGCACCAACAAG GACTGGTGGAAGGTGGAAGTCAATGACCGCCAGGGCTTTGTCCCTGCTGCCTATGTGAAGAAACTGGACCCTGCCCAGTCGGCGTCGCGAGAGAACCtcctggaggagcagggcagcatcgcgctgcgccaggagcagATCGACAACCA GACTCTCATTACTAAGGAGGTCGGCAGTGTCTCTCTGCGTATGAAACAGGTCGAAGAACT GTATCACTCTCTCCTGGAACTGGGAGAAAAACGTAAAGGCATGTTGGAAAAAAGCTGCAAGAAGTTCATGCTTTTCCGTGAAGCCAACGAGCTGCAGCAGTGGATCAATGAGAAGGAAGCAGCACTCACCAGTGAGGAAGTGGGTGCTGATCTGGAGCAGGTGGAGGTTCTGCAGAAGAAATTTGATGATTTTCAGAAG GATCTCAAAGCCAATGAGTCACGCCTGAAGGACATAAACAAGGTTGCCAAGGACCTGGAGTCAGAAGGGCTGATGGCAGATGAAGTACAGGCAGTACAGCAACAG GAAGTCTATGGGATGATGCCCAGG GATGAAACCGATTCTAAGACAGCCTCTCCTTGGAAG TCTGCACGTTTGATGGTACACACTGTGGCAACCTTCAACTCAATCAAG GAGCTGAATGAGCGCTGGagatccctgcagcagctggcagaggagaggAGCCAGTTGTTGGGCAGTGCCCACGAGGTCCAGAGGTTCCACAG AGATGCTGATGAAACCAAAGAATGGATAGAGGAGAAGAATCAAGCATTAAATACAGACAACTATGGGCATGACCTGGCCAGTGTTCAGGCTCTGCAGCGCAAACATGAAGGCTTTGAGAGAGACTTGGCAGCTCTGGGAGACAAG GTGAATTCTCTTGGTGAAACTGCCCAGCGCCTAATCCAGTCACATCCAGAATCTGCTGAAGATCTCCAAGAAAAATGCACTGAGCTGAACCAGGCTTGGAATAGTCTGGGGAAGCGAGCTGACCAGCGCAAGGAGAAGCTGGGAGATTCTCATGACCTGCAGCGTTTCCTCAGTGACTTCAG GGACCTCATGTCTTGGATCAATGGCATCCGGGGCCTGGTCTCCTCAGATGAACTCGCAAAGGATGTGACTGGAGCTGAAGCTTTATTGGAAAGGCACCAG GAGCACCGCACGGAAATAGATGCAAGAGCTGGCACTTTCCAGGCATTTGAACAGTTTGGGCAACAGCTTCTTGCCCATGGACACTATGCCAGCCCTGAGATCAAGGAGAAACTGGATATTCTGGACCAAGAACGGACAGACCTGGAGAAGGCCTGGGTCCAGCGCAGAATGATGCTGGACCAGTGCCTGGAACTACAG CTGTTTCATCGGGACTGTGAACAAGCTGAAAACTGGATGGCTGCCCGCGAGGCTTTCCTAAACACAGAGGACAAAGGAGACTCCTTGGACAGTGTGGAGGCACTCATCAAGAAACATGAAGATTTTGATAAAGCAATCAATGTCCAG GAAGAGAAAATTGCTGTCCTGCAGTCCTTTGCTGACCAGCTGATTGCTGCAGATCATTACGCCAAGGGCGTCATCGCCAACAGGCGCAACGAGGTCCTGGACAG GTGGCTTCGTCTGAAAGCCCAAATGATTGAGAAGAGATCGAAGCTGGGAGAGTCTCAGACCCTGCAGCAGTTCAGTCGTGATGTGGATGAAATCGAAGCCTGGATCAGTGAAAAGCTTCAGACTGCAAGTGATGAGTCCTATAAGGATCCCACAAATATCCAG AGCAAGCACCAGAAGCACCAGGCCTTTGAGGCCGAGCTCCACGCCAACGCCGACCGCATCCGCGGCGTCATCGACATGGGCAACTCCCTCATCGAGAGGGGCGCGTGCGCCGGCAGCGAGGACGCCGTCAAG GCACgcctggctgccctggctgaTCAGTGGCAGTTCCTGGTACAGAAATCAGCAGAGAAGAGTCAGAAACTAAAAGAAGCTAATAAGCAACAGAATTTCAATACTGGCATCAAGGACTTTGACTTTTGGCTTTCAGAG GTGGAGGCTTTGTTGGCATCTGAAGACTATGGGAAGGACTTGGCATCTGTTAACAACCTTCTGAAAAAACACCAGTTACTGGAAGCTGATATATCTGCTCATGAG GACCGCCTGAAGGACCTGAACAGCCAGGCTGACAGCCTGATGACCAGCAGCGCCTTTGACACGTCCCAGGTGAAGGACAAGCGCGAGACCATCAACGGGCGCTTCCAGCGCATCAAGGGCATGGCCAGCGCCCGCCGCGCCAAGCTCAACGAGAGCCACCGCCTGCACCAGTTCTTCCGTGACATGGACGACGAGGAGTCCTGGATCAA AGAGAAGAAACTGTTGGTCAGCTCAGAGGACTATGGCAGAGACCTGACTGGTGTGCAGAACCTGAGGAAGAAACACAAGCGCTTGGAAGCAGAATTAGCTGCCCACGAACCTGCCATCCAG GGTGTCCTGGACACGGGTAAGAAGCTTTCAGATGACAACACAATTGGAAAGGAGGAGATACAGCAGAGACTGGCTCAGTTTGTGGATCACTGGAAAGAGTTAAAACAGCTGGCAGCTGCTAG GGGCCAGCGTCTGGAGGAGTCTCTGGAGTATCAGCAGTTTGTAGCAAATGTTGAGGAAGAAGAAGCCTGGATCAATGAGAAAATGACACTGGTAGCCAGTGAGGATTATGGGGACACACTTGCTGCTATCCAG GGCTTGCTGAAGAAGCATGAGGCATTTGAGACTGATTTTACTGTCCACAAGGACAGAGTGAATGATGTCTGTGCTAATGGAGAGGATCTCATTAAAAAG AACAATCACCACGAGGCAAACATCACTGCCAAGATGAAGGGGCTCAGAGGCAAGGTGTCAGATCtggagaaagcagcagctcagaggaaAGCCAAATTGGATGAGAACTCAGCCTTCCTCCAGTTCAACTGGAAAGCAGATGTGGTGGAGTCATGGATAG gagagaaggaaaacagtCTGAAGACAGATGATTATGGACGTGACCTCTCTTCAGTGCAAACCTTGCTCACCAAACAG GAAACGTTTGATGCTGGACTTCAGGCTTTCCAGCAGGAGGGAATTGCAAACATCACTGCTCTGAAAGATCAGCTGCTCGCAGCCAAGCACATCCAGTCCAAGGCCATCGAGGCCCGGCACGCTTCCTTGATGAAACGCTGGAATCAGCTACTGGCCAATTCTGCTACCAGGAAAAAGAAACTCTTGGAGGCTCAGGAGCACTTCAGAAAG gTTGAGGATCTCTTCCTGACCTTTGCAAAGAAGGCCTCTGCCTTCAACAGTTGGTTTGAGAATGCTGAGGAGGATCTGACAGATCCTGTGCGCTGCAACTCCCTGGAGGAAATCAAAGCCCTGAGAGAAGCTCACGACGCTTTCCGTTCCTCCCTCAGTTCTGCCCAAGCTGATTTCaaccagctggcagagctggatcGCCAGATCAAGAGCTTCCGTGTGGCCTCCAACCCCTACACTTGGTTCACTATGGAGGCTCTTGAAGAAACCTGGAGGAATCTGCAGAAAATTATCAAG GAACGTGAACTGGAGCTGCAGAAGGAACAGCGAAGGCAGGAAGAGAATGACAAACTGCGGCAGGAATTTGCTCAGcatgccaatgccttccatcaGTGGATTCAGGAGACCAG GACTTACCTGCTAGATGG CATAGCATATCGTCGTGTCATTCGTGTCTATCAGTATGAAGTTGGGGATGATCTATCTGGAag GTCATGTATGGTGGAAGAATCGGGAACGCTGGAGTCACAGCTGGAAGCTACTAAA CGCAAGCACCAAGAGATCCGAGCTATGAGGAGCCAGCTAAAGAAAATTGAGGACCTTGGAGCAGCCATGGAAGAAGCACTTATCCTGGACAACAAATACACAGAACACAGCactgtggggctggcacagcagtgggACCAGCTGGACCAGCTGGGGATGAGGATGCAACACAacctggagcagcagatccAGGCCCG GAACACCACTGGAGTCACCGAGGAGGCCCTGAAGGAGTTCAGCATGATGTTCAA GCACTTTGACAAGGACAAATCTGGACGACTCAACCACCAGGAGTTTAAGTCTTGCTTGCGCTCTCTCGGCTACGATCTGCCCATGGTTGAGGAAGGAGAGCCAGACCCTGAGTTTGAGTCTATTCTTGACACTGTAGATCCCAACAG GGATGGACACGTCTCGCTGCAGGAGTACATGGCCTTCATGATCAGccgggaaacggagaacgtgaAATCCAGCGAGGAGATCGAGAGCGCTTTCCGCGCCCTCAGCTCCGAGGGGAAGCCCTACGTGACCAAGGAGGAGCTCTACCAG AACCTGACCCGGGAACAGGCCGATTATTGCATCTCCCACATGAAACCCTACATGGATGGCAAGGGCAGGGAACTGCCTGCTGCCTACGACTACATAGAATTTACACGTTCACTCTTTGTGAATTGA